From a region of the Sebastes umbrosus isolate fSebUmb1 chromosome 10, fSebUmb1.pri, whole genome shotgun sequence genome:
- the btbd3b gene encoding BTB/POZ domain-containing protein 3: MVDAKGRNMKCLTFFLMLPESVKSKSSKSSKKGNASGSSKLPPVCYEIITLRSKKKKKMAADIFPTKKPATTTTTTTVQHYQQQNLNNNNTIQNCNWQGLYSTIRERNSVMFNNELMADVHFVVGQPGRTQRLPGHRYVLAVGSSVFHAMFYGELAENNDEIHIPDVEPAAFLAMLKYIYCDEIDLSADTVLATLYAAKKYIVPHLARACVNFLETSLSAKNACVLLSQSCLFEEPDLTQRCWEVIDAQAELALRSEGFCDIDTQTLESILQRETLNAKEIVVFEAALNWAEAECQRQDLTLSTDNRRKVLGKAMYLIRIPTMALDDFANGAAQSGVLTLNETNDIFLWYTAAKKPELEFVSMPRKGLTPQRCHRFQSCAYRSNQWRYRGRCDSIQFAVDKRVFIAGFGLYGSSCGSAEYSAKIELKRQGVLLGQNLSKYFSDGSSNTFPVCFEYPVQIEPDTFYTASVVLDGNELSYFGQEGMTEVQCGKVTFQFQCSSDSTNGTGVQGGQIPELIFYA; encoded by the exons ATGGTCGATGCCAAGGGAAGGAACATGAAATGTCTGACTTTCTTCTTAATGCTTCCCGAGTCAGTGAAAAGCAAGTCGAGTAAAAGCTCCAAGAAAGGGAATGCCAGTGGCAGCTCCAAGCTGCCCCCTGTCTGTTATGAGATAATCACCCTGAggagcaagaagaagaagaagatggcaGCGGATATTTTTCCCACCAAAAAGCCggcaaccaccaccaccaccaccacagtgCAACACTACCAGCAGCAGaacctcaacaacaacaacaccatacAGAACTGTAACtggcaaggactctactccacTATAAGAGAAAG AAATTCAGTAATGTTCAACAATGAGCTGATGGCAGATGTTCACTTTGTGGTGGGTCAGCCTGGAAGGACCCAGCGGCTGCCAGGACACAGA TATGTTTTGGCTGTGGGCAGCTCAGTGTTCCACGCCATGTTTTATGGTGAACTGGCTGAGAACAACGATGAAATTCATATTCCAGATGTGGAACCAGCAGCATTTCTGGCAATGCTGAA GTACATTTATTGTGACGAGATTGACCTGAGCGCTGACACAGTGTTGGCCACTCTTTATGCTGCCAAGAAGTACATTGTCCCTCACCTGGCACGTGCCTGCGTCAACTTCCTGGAGACCAGCCTGAGTGCCAAGAATGCCTGCGTGTTACTTTCCCAGAGCTGCCTGTTCGAGGAGCCAGACCTGACACAGCGCTGCTGGGAGGTGATTGATGCCCAGGCCGAGCTGGCGTTACGCTCAGAGGGCTTCTGCGACATCGACACCCAGACCCTGGAGAGTATCCTACAGCGAGAGACACTCAATGCTAAAGAGATAGTGGTCTTTGAGGCGGCGCTCAACTGGGCTGAGGCTGAGTGCCAGAGACAGGACCTCACCTTGTCGACTGACAACAGGCGCAAGGTTTTGGGCAAGGCCATGTATCTGATACGCATCCCTACGATGGCTCTGGATGATTTTGCCAATGGAGCGGCCCAGTCGGGCGTGTTGACGCTTAATGAGACCAATGACATCTTCCTGTGGTACACAGCAGCCAAGAAGCCTGAGCTAGAGTTCGTCAGCATGCCTAGGAAGGGCCTGACACCTCAGCGCTGCCACAGATTCCAGTCCTGTGCCTACCGAAGCAATCAGTGGCGCTATCGGGGCCGCTGTGACAGCATACAGTTTGCAGTGGATAAAAGAGTTTTTATCGCTGGGTTTGGACTGTATGGATCTAGCTGTGGCTCAGCAGAGTACAGTGCCAAGATTGAGTTGAAACGTCAAGGAGTACTGCTGGGACAAAACCTCAGCAAATACTTCTCTGATGGTTCCAGCAACACCTTCCCGGTATGTTTTGAGTATCCAGTCCAAATCGAGCCAGATACCTTCTACACTGCCAGTGTGGTTCTGGATGGGAACGAGCTCAGCTACTTCGGACAGGAAGGCATGACAGAGGTGCAGTGTGGGAAAGTGACATTTCAGTTCCAGTGCTCCTCGGACAGCACTAACGGCACCGGGGTACAAGGGGGACAGATTCCTGAGCTCATCTTTTACGCTTGA